In the Sorghum bicolor cultivar BTx623 chromosome 4, Sorghum_bicolor_NCBIv3, whole genome shotgun sequence genome, GGGGAAGGGGCGCTAGATCCACTCGGTGGTTAGGTGCTCTAGCTTGATGGGAGGAAAGGGCGCCGGATCTGCTTGTTGGTGGGGAAGGAGGCGAAGTGGCACCAAATCCGCTCGGTGGTGGGGTGGGGAAGAGGTGCTGAGGTCCGCTGGCCTGTTTCTGCTCACGCACTAAGGGGACATGTGAGGGAGAGTGAGAAAGGGAGATTAATGGGTTAGGGTTTCAGTGTTTGTTTGTATACTCGAGATGGTAGCGGGCTGCTGTGGTTTAGTGGGCTAGGCCTGATTTCAGAGATGTGGATGGCTTATAAATGTTTGGCTCCATAAATAGATTTACCAAGGCGGGCCCTTAATGGCTCACATCCAAAATAGGCTCATTTTCATAGGTGGGTGGTTTAAGAGGTCCATAAATCTATGTTTGGAGGCGAACATTTTTGACTGCCTCCACAAATAAAATGATAGCCAACATAAACCAGTTTTGTGAGACGAGCATTTCATGAACGCCTCTATAAAAACATCCACCTTAGAAAATTCTTAGATATTTTAGGAGACGGTTGAATTTTATGAATGCCCGTTAATGATTGGAGAGTGCCTCATGAAATCATTTATCTAGTAGTTACATTTTCAGTACATACATAAGCAATCTACCTTTAGGTGTTTGTTCACCATGGTTACTGTACTTTCCAAACAGCCAGGTGGAGTAGCAATGGTCAGCCTGAAGGAGATGGCTCGGTCCGATAAGGAGCGCGCCCCGCCAGCATGGCTGCATACGCTACTGGCGACAACGTTCTTTGATGCATGCCCGGAGCACTTGGAAAGCGAGGGCTGTGCTAACAGGAGGACCGCTACTAGCTGCAACTTCTTCTGCACTCACTGTGCTGGCCATGCCCTTTGCTCTAGCTGCCTCGACAACCATGAAGGCCATGAACTCATCCAGGTACACAGGACCACACTCTGTCGTGGCAAAGGTGGATTAGTTCCGTCTTTTGAAAGAGAAATTGTTGTGATGCTTGCTTTGTGTGAGGTGCAGATCCGGAAGTTATCAGGCCACAATGCTGTGAAGGTAGACGACATTCAGCATCTGCTAAGCGTGTCATTTGTGCAGACCTACCTCTACAATGGAGGCTATGCCGTGTTCCTAAACAGACGGCCTATGTATGGTCTGGGAAATCATGGTGTGTCTCACTGTGAGGAATGCGAAAGGGGACTTCTGGATAAGGCTTACCGCTTCTGCTCATTTGGGTGCAAGGTGAGACATCTATCTCACTCAATTCATGCTCAAGTTTTTTTTTGCATTGTAAAGTGTGGTGACTAGGACTTActagattacaagttttcaactaCCAAGTTATAGAAATGTGAAATGGTGATTGATGAGTTGAGGGGACTCAAGCATAACCTACTGCACATTAGTCATAGGTAGGAAATATAGTTAATTTTGGTTACACCAAGACCATGGGATGATTCTGTGATGACTATATCAAATTTTCCCACTACACTTATCGATTCCTATAGTAAATATAGATGACTACCTGTGTAATAGTATAAGATAGCCTTACAACTTTTA is a window encoding:
- the LOC8071616 gene encoding uncharacterized protein LOC8071616, with the translated sequence MVSLKEMARSDKERAPPAWLHTLLATTFFDACPEHLESEGCANRRTATSCNFFCTHCAGHALCSSCLDNHEGHELIQIRKLSGHNAVKVDDIQHLLSVSFVQTYLYNGGYAVFLNRRPMYGLGNHGVSHCEECERGLLDKAYRFCSFGCKAEGIEDRLDFNVSFAVNPNKYETESDDNEGSFSEAGYHMSIV